A genomic region of Oryza glaberrima chromosome 1, OglaRS2, whole genome shotgun sequence contains the following coding sequences:
- the LOC127756707 gene encoding ras-related protein RABA1f-like produces the protein MAAAAAAAAAGYRAEEEYDYLFKVVLIGDSGVGKSNLLSRFARDEFSLETRSTIGVEFATKTVRVDDRLVKAQIWDTAGQERYRAITSAYYRGAVGALVVYDVTRRITFENAERWLKELRDHTDANIVVMLVGNKADLRHLRAVPAEDARAFAEAHGTFSMETSALEATNVEGAFTEVLAQIYRVVSRNALDIGDDPAAPPRGRTIDVSAKDDAVTPVNSSGCCSS, from the exons atggcggcggcggcggcggcggcggcggcggggtacaGGGCGGAGGAGGAGTACGACTACCTGTTCAAGGTGGTGCTGATCGGGGACAGCGGCGTGGGGAAGTCGAACCTGCTGTCGCGGTTCGCGCGGGACGAGTTCAGCCTGGAGACCAGGTCCACCATCGGCGTCGAGTTCGCCACCAAGACCGTCCGCGTCGACGACAGGCTCGTCAAGGCCCAGATCTGGGACACCGCCGGCCAAGAGAG gtACCGCGCCATCACGAGCGCCTACTACCGCGGCGCGGTGGGCGCGCTGGTGGTGTACGACGTGACGCGCCGCATCACGTTCGAGAACGCGGAGCGGTGGCTCAAGGAGCTCCGCGACCACACGGACGCCAACATCGTCGTCATGCTCGTGGGCAACAAGGCCGACCTGCGCCACCTCCGCGCCGTCCCCGCGGAGGACGCCAGGGCGTTCGCCGAGGCGCACGGGACCTTCTCCATGGAGACGTCGGCGCTGGAGGCCACCAACGTGGAGGGCGCCTTCACCGAGGTGCTCGCGCAGATCTACCGCGTCGTCAGCCGGAACGCGCTCGACATCGGCGAcgaccccgccgcgccgccccgggGGCGGACCATCGACGTCAGCGCCAAGGATGACGCCGTCACCCCCGTGAACAGCTCAGGGTGCTGCTCGTCTTGA
- the LOC127756685 gene encoding probable E3 ubiquitin-protein ligase ZFP1 isoform X1, translated as MAYRNTVCTPQVIDLETEQGHSHIHSESFNRTGNDSSNQGAQHAVRGVGNATNIGLSDMRSYYDVGMNHPHQPVHNLPPNLGVDSGFVFPSSMYNPCMSTTSMNQYVSHTQSFGLPSNQVVLGSMDEGSRNENAGESARGFIKRKNAAVAGSYHCANGFASSSSSHASLNPTHRPWDPSFESNVLPNTASYNPSEYHSQTSWPSMEGSSIPGNGFNLMGAHPESAQHGNYAFPTSHISQCFQPTSNTWISQSANGIADGIPQWEYVNGMNNAPAGRFSRSGMTETVNGSFREYQNGPSTLCRGPLPYFHQHAGMHAHNLLDHTQVQAPYQQCHNNPVLHGVNHSGNRFHLGPRIPVLFSNSERTFGPPHHPLLANPVNHRNIRILPPEHATIMDFSRLYEVSNVVDEHRDMRLDIDSMTYEELLALEEQIGDVNTGLAKSYIVEKLKTSLFVPGSSCMSNKSSESSMENDACIICQEEYQVKECIGTLDCGHRYHEDCIKQWLMVKNLCPICKTTALSTGRRSG; from the exons ATGGCATATAGAAATACGGTATGCACTCCCCAAGTAATTGATCTAGAAACTGAACAAGGGCACTCTCATATTCATTCTGAAAGTTTTAATCGCACTGGGAATGATTCATCCAACCAAGGTGCACAACATGCTGTCAGAGGGGTAGGAAATGCTACAAACATTGGTCTATCTGATATGCGAAGTTACTATGATGTGGGCATGAACCATCCACATCAACCTGTTCATAACTTGCCTCCAAATTTAGGAGTTGATTCAGGTTTTGTCTTCCCATCCAGTATGTACAACCCCTGCATGTCGACAACATCTATGAACCAATATGTTTCTCACACTCAGAGCTTCGGATTGCCATCAAACCAAGTTGTTCTAGGAAGCATGGATGAAGGTAGCAGAAATGAAAATGCTGGTGAAAGTGCTAGAGGATTCATTAAAAGGAAAAATGCTGCAGTTGCAGGAAGTTACCACTGTGCTAATGGATTTGCAAGTTCAAGCTCTTCTCATGCATCTCTGAATCCTACACATAGGCCATGGGATCCTTCTTTTGAGTCAAATGTTTTGCCTAACACTGCATCATATAACCCATCAGAGTACCATAGCCAGACCAGTTGGCCATCTATGGAAGGATCTTCCATTCCCGGTAATGGCTTTAACTTGATGGGTGCTCACCCAGAATCAGCACAGCATGGTAATTATGCATTTCCAACTAGTCACATCAGCCAGTGCTTTCAACCTACTAGCAATACATGGATTTCCCAGTCTGCAAATGGTATTGCTGATGGAATTCCACAGTGGGAATATGTCAATGGAATGAATAATGCTCCAG CAGGCAGATTTTCCCGTTCAGGTATGACAGAAACAGTGAATGGAAGCTTCCGTGAATATCAGAATGGCCCTTCAACCTTATGTCGAGGACCTTTACCCTATTTTCATCAGCATGCTGGCATGCATGCTCATAATCTGCTTGATCATACACAAGTGCAAGCTCCTTACCAACAATGCCACAATAATCCTGTCTTACATGGTGTAAATCATTCTGGCAACCGGTTCCATTTGGGTCCAAGGATTCCAGTTCTTTTCTCTAATTCTGAACGTACTTTTGGGCCTCCACATCATCCACTCTTGGCAAATCCAGTGAACCACAGAAATATACGAATCCTGCCACCTGAG CATGCTACAATAATGGATTTTTCAAGATTGTATGAAGTGTCAAATGTTGTAGATGAGCATAGAGATATGCGGCTAGATATAGACAGCATGACATATGAG GAGCTTTTAGCATTAGAAGAGCAGATTGGAGATGTAAATACTGGTCTGGCAAAAAGCTACATTGTAGAGAAATTGAAGACTAGCTTATTTGTGCCAGGATCATCCTGCATGTCTAATAAGTCTTCTGAATCTTCCATGGAGAATGATGCTTGCATAATATGCCAG GAAGAGTATCAGGTTAAAGAATGCATTGGAACCCTTGACTGTGGCCACAGGTACCACGAAGATTGCATAAAACAATGGTTGATGGTAAAGAATTTATGCCCCATCTGCAAGACGACAGCTTTGTCAACCGGAAGAAGAAGTGGATAA
- the LOC127756685 gene encoding probable E3 ubiquitin-protein ligase ZFP1 isoform X2 → MAYRNTVCTPQVIDLETEQGHSHIHSESFNRTGNDSSNQGAQHAVRGVGNATNIGLSDMRSYYDVGMNHPHQPVHNLPPNLGVDSGFVFPSSMYNPCMSTTSMNQYVSHTQSFGLPSNQVVLGSMDEGSRNENAGESARGFIKRKNAAVAGSYHCANGFASSSSSHASLNPTHRPWDPSFESNVLPNTASYNPSEYHSQTSWPSMEGSSIPGNGFNLMGAHPESAQHGNYAFPTSHISQCFQPTSNTWISQSANGIADGIPQWEYVNGMNNAPGRFSRSGMTETVNGSFREYQNGPSTLCRGPLPYFHQHAGMHAHNLLDHTQVQAPYQQCHNNPVLHGVNHSGNRFHLGPRIPVLFSNSERTFGPPHHPLLANPVNHRNIRILPPEHATIMDFSRLYEVSNVVDEHRDMRLDIDSMTYEELLALEEQIGDVNTGLAKSYIVEKLKTSLFVPGSSCMSNKSSESSMENDACIICQEEYQVKECIGTLDCGHRYHEDCIKQWLMVKNLCPICKTTALSTGRRSG, encoded by the exons ATGGCATATAGAAATACGGTATGCACTCCCCAAGTAATTGATCTAGAAACTGAACAAGGGCACTCTCATATTCATTCTGAAAGTTTTAATCGCACTGGGAATGATTCATCCAACCAAGGTGCACAACATGCTGTCAGAGGGGTAGGAAATGCTACAAACATTGGTCTATCTGATATGCGAAGTTACTATGATGTGGGCATGAACCATCCACATCAACCTGTTCATAACTTGCCTCCAAATTTAGGAGTTGATTCAGGTTTTGTCTTCCCATCCAGTATGTACAACCCCTGCATGTCGACAACATCTATGAACCAATATGTTTCTCACACTCAGAGCTTCGGATTGCCATCAAACCAAGTTGTTCTAGGAAGCATGGATGAAGGTAGCAGAAATGAAAATGCTGGTGAAAGTGCTAGAGGATTCATTAAAAGGAAAAATGCTGCAGTTGCAGGAAGTTACCACTGTGCTAATGGATTTGCAAGTTCAAGCTCTTCTCATGCATCTCTGAATCCTACACATAGGCCATGGGATCCTTCTTTTGAGTCAAATGTTTTGCCTAACACTGCATCATATAACCCATCAGAGTACCATAGCCAGACCAGTTGGCCATCTATGGAAGGATCTTCCATTCCCGGTAATGGCTTTAACTTGATGGGTGCTCACCCAGAATCAGCACAGCATGGTAATTATGCATTTCCAACTAGTCACATCAGCCAGTGCTTTCAACCTACTAGCAATACATGGATTTCCCAGTCTGCAAATGGTATTGCTGATGGAATTCCACAGTGGGAATATGTCAATGGAATGAATAATGCTCCAG GCAGATTTTCCCGTTCAGGTATGACAGAAACAGTGAATGGAAGCTTCCGTGAATATCAGAATGGCCCTTCAACCTTATGTCGAGGACCTTTACCCTATTTTCATCAGCATGCTGGCATGCATGCTCATAATCTGCTTGATCATACACAAGTGCAAGCTCCTTACCAACAATGCCACAATAATCCTGTCTTACATGGTGTAAATCATTCTGGCAACCGGTTCCATTTGGGTCCAAGGATTCCAGTTCTTTTCTCTAATTCTGAACGTACTTTTGGGCCTCCACATCATCCACTCTTGGCAAATCCAGTGAACCACAGAAATATACGAATCCTGCCACCTGAG CATGCTACAATAATGGATTTTTCAAGATTGTATGAAGTGTCAAATGTTGTAGATGAGCATAGAGATATGCGGCTAGATATAGACAGCATGACATATGAG GAGCTTTTAGCATTAGAAGAGCAGATTGGAGATGTAAATACTGGTCTGGCAAAAAGCTACATTGTAGAGAAATTGAAGACTAGCTTATTTGTGCCAGGATCATCCTGCATGTCTAATAAGTCTTCTGAATCTTCCATGGAGAATGATGCTTGCATAATATGCCAG GAAGAGTATCAGGTTAAAGAATGCATTGGAACCCTTGACTGTGGCCACAGGTACCACGAAGATTGCATAAAACAATGGTTGATGGTAAAGAATTTATGCCCCATCTGCAAGACGACAGCTTTGTCAACCGGAAGAAGAAGTGGATAA
- the LOC127783122 gene encoding monothiol glutaredoxin-S5, translated as MYQAIPYSSTRPWLRPEPAASVVDVVKVETTTAVAGRGGEAEVVGEEEAAEVRRAVAESPVLVVGRRGCCLIHVVKRLLQGLGVNPAVHEVAGEAALKGVVPAGGEAAALPAVFVGGKLLGGLDRLMAVHISGELVPILKKAGALWL; from the coding sequence ATGTACCAGGCGATCCCGTACAGCAGCACCCGGCCGTGGCTCAggccggagccggcggcgagcgtggtCGACGTCGTGAAggtggagacgacgacggccgtCGCGGGTCGGGGCGGTGAGGCGGAGGtcgtgggggaggaggaggcggcggaggtgcggagggcggtggcggagagccCGGTGCTGGTGGTGGGGAGGCGCGGGTGCTGCCTCATCCACGTGGTGAAGCGGCTGCTGCAGGGGCTCGGGGTCAACCCGGCCGTGcacgaggtcgccggcgaggccgcgctCAAGGGGGTTGTGCCGGCCGGTGGGGAGGCCGCGGCGCTCCCCGCCGTGTTCGTCGGGGGGAAGCTCCTCGGCGGGCTCGACCGCCTCATGGCCGTCCACATCTCCGGCGAGCTCGTGCCCATCCTCAAGAAGGCCGGTGCCCTCTGGCTTTAA
- the LOC127783107 gene encoding uncharacterized protein LOC127783107 isoform X1, with amino-acid sequence MAEKLGPEKRHAFVHNGQKVFEWDQTLEEVNMYIELPKGVPTKLFHCAIQATHVEVGIRGNPPYLNHDLTLPVKTDSSFWTIEDGEMHITLQKREKGKTWSSPIQGQGSLDPYAADQEQKRLMLQRFQEENPGFDFSQAQFTGTCPDPRTFMGGIRSD; translated from the exons ATGGCAGAGAAATTGGGACCCGAGAAGCGGCACGCCTTCGTCCACAACG GGCAGAAGGTCTTTGAGTGGGACCAAACACTGGAGGAAGTGAACATGTACATTGAGCTCCCCAAGGGTGTGCCCACCAAGCTCTTTCACTGCGCCATCCAGGCCACTCATGTTGAGGTCGGCATCCGCGGCAATCCACCCTACCTCAAC CATGACCTGACACTCCCAGTGAAGACTGATTCATCATTCTGGACAATAG AGGATGGTGAAATGCACATCACACtgcaaaaaagagagaaggggaaaacaTGGTCATCTCCAATACAAGGCCAAGGTAGCTTAGATCCATATGCTGCAGACCAAGAACAAAAACGGCTTATGCTGCAAAGGTTTCAAGAAGAG AATCCAGGATTCGACTTCTCCCAGGCTCAGTTCACCGGAACCTGCCCTGACCCAAGAACCTTCATGGGTGGAATTCGCTCTGACTGA
- the LOC127783107 gene encoding uncharacterized protein LOC127783107 isoform X2 has product MYIELPKGVPTKLFHCAIQATHVEVGIRGNPPYLNHDLTLPVKTDSSFWTIEDGEMHITLQKREKGKTWSSPIQGQGSLDPYAADQEQKRLMLQRFQEENPGFDFSQAQFTGTCPDPRTFMGGIRSD; this is encoded by the exons ATGTACATTGAGCTCCCCAAGGGTGTGCCCACCAAGCTCTTTCACTGCGCCATCCAGGCCACTCATGTTGAGGTCGGCATCCGCGGCAATCCACCCTACCTCAAC CATGACCTGACACTCCCAGTGAAGACTGATTCATCATTCTGGACAATAG AGGATGGTGAAATGCACATCACACtgcaaaaaagagagaaggggaaaacaTGGTCATCTCCAATACAAGGCCAAGGTAGCTTAGATCCATATGCTGCAGACCAAGAACAAAAACGGCTTATGCTGCAAAGGTTTCAAGAAGAG AATCCAGGATTCGACTTCTCCCAGGCTCAGTTCACCGGAACCTGCCCTGACCCAAGAACCTTCATGGGTGGAATTCGCTCTGACTGA
- the LOC127783097 gene encoding fasciclin-like arabinogalactan protein 11 codes for MARSVAVVVLLAMAAVAAAQAPGPAATPAAGATGPPNVTAVLEKGGQYTTFIRLMKETQQDTQLNSQLNNSFNGNGYTVFAPTDNAFNNLKPGTLNSLTQQQQVALVQGHVLPQFYSMDSFQTASNPVRTQASGTDGPYTLNITSTTNSNVNVSTGVVEVTVTNALSAVKPLAVYSVDKVLLPFELFGVKAPAAAPTASTAKPKKGDSTEAASGPAGAEDAEPTGAASARAVGWGVAGLAAVVGCLL; via the coding sequence ATGGCGAGGAGCGTAGCCGTGGTGGTGTtgctggcgatggcggcggtggcggcggcgcaggcgccgGGTCCCGctgcgacgccggcggcgggcgccacgGGGCCGCCGAACGTGACGGCGGTCCTGGAGAAGGGAGGGCAGTACACGACGTTCATCCGGCTGATGAAGGAGACGCAGCAGGACACGCAGCTGAACAGCCAGCTGAACAACTCCTTCAACGGCAACGGCTACACCGTGTTCGCGCCTACCGACAACGCCTTCAACAACCTCAAGCCGGGCACCCTCAACAGCCtgacgcagcagcagcaggtggcgcTCGTCCAGGGCCACGTCCTCCCGCAGTTCTACTCCATGGACTCCTTCCAGACGGCCAGCAACCCCGTCCGCACCCAGGCGTCCGGCACCGACGGCCCCTACACCCTCAACatcacctccaccaccaacaGCAACGTCAACGTCTCCACCGGCGTCGTCGAGGTCACCGTCACCAACGCGCTCAGCGCGGTCAAGCCGCTCGCCGTCTACTCCGTCGACAAGGTGCTCCTCCCCTTCGAGCTCTTCGGCGTCaaggcccccgccgccgcgcccaccgcgTCGACCGCCAAGCCCAAGAAGGGTGACTCCACGGAGGCCGCCTCCGGCCccgccggcgcggaggacgCCGAGCCCACGGGCGCCGCCAGCGCCAGGGCCGTCGGCTGGGGCGTCGCCGGGCTCGCCGCCGTTGTTGGCTGCCTCTTGTAA